The following DNA comes from Ignavibacteria bacterium.
ATATCCTGTAAAATAATTACTGCTGTTGTAAAGACAGTAATAGTCGCCTTCTATAAACACTTTAGAACCATCGGGTTTTTTGAAGTATTCTTTAACATGAGAGTGTCCCTCATCAAGAAATAACTTCCATCTTTTTCGCGCAGCCTCTGTATCGGTTCCATAATAAGTGGATGTATTCAGCTTAAGCACCTCTTCAAGCCGTATCCCGAACTGTTCTGCAAGCGGTTGATTTGCGCGGATTATCCTTACATTTTTAATAATGTGTTCAAGCTCTGCTTCAGTGCTTTTTTTTCTGTTCCATTTAACTGGGGGGTCAATTTTTGCAATAAATATGCCGTCAAGTGACTGCTGGAAAAAAGCATCCAGATATTGTTTTGATTCAGTTAGAACTTCCTCTGATTCTTTTTGTTTATTTATATTAAGATAAACCTGGTTTACGGCTTCTATTGAACCATCTGCTGATCTGTCGGCATAGTGATAACTATCAAGCCAGATGATCTGACCGTTTTTATTCATGATCCTGTAAACAAGGTTCTTTAGTCCCCTGCTTCCATCTTTTATCCAACCGGTATATTCTTTCATTACACGCTCACGGTCATCTGCGTGGATCATTTTTTTATATTCCTGGTCAGTTAAGGCATTAAACTCTTCCAGTGTATAACCTGATTGTTTTATGAATTCGTCATTAACAAATTCATATTTATTTGACTTTATGAGAAGTCTCGTAAATGAAAGGGGTGAATTCTGTATCAGGTTTCGGTATTTAAGCTCACTTTCATACAGCGCTTTTTCAATATCAGTACCTTCAGAAACATCATTGAATACAGCAAGCACCTCATTTTCAGAATACTTTATAAACCGAGTTTCATATTTAATTTTTAAGTCACCGGATCTAACAATGTGCTCTATTGAATGATCTTTTCCTGTCAATAAAGTATCTTCAATTAAGTGTGAAAATTTGTTACCGGTTTTGCCATGAAACACTTTTTTAATATCACTATTCAAAAAATGGCTGACCGGAAATTTTTCTTCAAAAGATTTTTGATTAATAGCTGTAATAATACCTTCGGAATCAATTATAAGTGCAGTTGAACCAATGGAATTAAACAGTACTTCGTTATACTGTTTAGTAACTGCCAGCTGGTTTTCTGTTTCCCTGAGTTTTTTTTCAGCATCAAATCTGAATAATGCCATCCTAAGACAGGAATTTAGGTCACGGTCATTTAGTGGTTTAAGAAGAAATCCGTATGGGTTAGTGGATTTTGATCTTTCTATTGTTTCATCATCAAAATGAGCAGTAAGATATACTACGGGAAGTTTTTTTCTGATATTTAACAGCCGGGCGGTCTCAATACCGTCAAGCTCACCTTTTAGTGTAATATCCATTAATATAATATCAGGGTCTGCTGAATCGATTACTTTTAAAACTTCTTCACCACGGTCTTTAATGCCCACAATTTCATAGTTCAGCTTTTCCAGTGTACGCTTAATATCAAGCGCTGTAATAGCTTCATCTTCAACAATAAATACTTTTGCGATCGGCATAACCTTAATTGAATTGTGGTATGATAAACAGTGATGACCAGTACACTGTTGAAACAAAATTAACTACAATTTTGAATAAAAAAACCCATTAATTTTGTATTTTTAATATATTTACGGTATAAACTGTAAAAAACAATAAAAAAACCCGCCAAAATTGACGGGTTTTTATGGAGCTGGCGAAGGGACTTGAACCCCCGACCTGCGCATTACAAGTGCGCTGCTCTACCAGCTGAGCTACGCCAGCAATTAAAACAGAATACAAACATAAAAATTTAATCAAAAATCTTCAATACTTAAAAAATTACATACTTTTCTCTAGTTCCAGGTATTTTTTTAGGCTCAAAAGTGCTTTAGCACGGTGTGAAATCCGGCTTTTTACTTCATTTGATAACTCTCCAAAAGTATTTGAATACCCGGAAGGGATAAACAATGGATCATATCCAAATCCATTATTTCCTTTTATTGAAAAATCAATTCTTCCCTCACATACTCCGTCAAAAAATCGTGAATTTTCTCCATCATATAAACACAGCACACACCTGAAACGGGCTGTCCTTCTGTCTTCCGGAGAATTACCAAGCTCAGCAAGCAGTTTTTCATTGTTACTGTTATCATTGGCGTTGATTCCGCTGTAACGGGCAGAATATATGCCGGGTTTACCGTCAAGAAGATCAACTTCAAGACCGGAGTCATCTGCAAGAACCGGGATCTTTACAATTTCATAAACAGCTTTAGCTTTAAGGAGTGCATTATCTTCAAAGGAATCACCTGTTTCTTCAATATCATGGATCTCATGGGAATCAAGCATTGAAAATACTTCTATGCCGAATCCTGTAAGGTATGACCTGATCTCCGAGATCTTTCCTTTATTTTTTGAAGCAATAAATATCTTCTTCATAAATTGTTTCATACAAATGATTCCTTATACTGAAGCTGGTACAGTTTTGAATATATGCCGCCCAGTTCCAGTAATTGCTGGTGCGTACCGGTTTCTCTTATTT
Coding sequences within:
- a CDS encoding XTP/dITP diphosphatase, with amino-acid sequence MKKIFIASKNKGKISEIRSYLTGFGIEVFSMLDSHEIHDIEETGDSFEDNALLKAKAVYEIVKIPVLADDSGLEVDLLDGKPGIYSARYSGINANDNSNNEKLLAELGNSPEDRRTARFRCVLCLYDGENSRFFDGVCEGRIDFSIKGNNGFGYDPLFIPSGYSNTFGELSNEVKSRISHRAKALLSLKKYLELEKSM
- a CDS encoding PAS domain S-box protein, which translates into the protein MPIAKVFIVEDEAITALDIKRTLEKLNYEIVGIKDRGEEVLKVIDSADPDIILMDITLKGELDGIETARLLNIRKKLPVVYLTAHFDDETIERSKSTNPYGFLLKPLNDRDLNSCLRMALFRFDAEKKLRETENQLAVTKQYNEVLFNSIGSTALIIDSEGIITAINQKSFEEKFPVSHFLNSDIKKVFHGKTGNKFSHLIEDTLLTGKDHSIEHIVRSGDLKIKYETRFIKYSENEVLAVFNDVSEGTDIEKALYESELKYRNLIQNSPLSFTRLLIKSNKYEFVNDEFIKQSGYTLEEFNALTDQEYKKMIHADDRERVMKEYTGWIKDGSRGLKNLVYRIMNKNGQIIWLDSYHYADRSADGSIEAVNQVYLNINKQKESEEVLTESKQYLDAFFQQSLDGIFIAKIDPPVKWNRKKSTEAELEHIIKNVRIIRANQPLAEQFGIRLEEVLKLNTSTYYGTDTEAARKRWKLFLDEGHSHVKEYFKKPDGSKVFIEGDYYCLYNSSNYFTGYLGIQRDMTDRRISDELIKLSEEKFRAVAESMPAQVVIFQDEKFVYANPYSEVITGYKTEEILKKNFWDLVHEEFKSTARERGEKRLKGEYVPDNYEMKIIAKNKEEKWLNYSARIIEFNGKKAVLGIATDITESKKNQEKIRLSEIKYRNFVEHSSEGIFRLEFKKPVSVDLAVDEQVELIRKHVYIAECNSVFSKMYDEDDPEKIIGKSTSSLKFQNPDESSRIMKFVMNDYSVIEDEVTEFDPEGREKYFVINISGVIENGLLTSIWGVQRDVSEKKKSEEALKRSLVEKDILLKEIHHRVKNNLQIVTSLLKLQAGYVKDDKIKQLFRESQNRVQSMSLIHQKLYQTKDLAHIDFKEYIETVTTHLQHSYGILEDRVKIKTDVSRMIMSIDNAIPAGLIINEIVSNSLKHAFPDGRKGNVYINAAYDEYNKEYWLLIRDDGIGMKQKPDIENSASFGLKLVNTLVKQLDGIIEIVTAGCTEFRIHFKSADYKDRNI